Proteins found in one Montipora capricornis isolate CH-2021 unplaced genomic scaffold, ASM3666992v2 scaffold_439, whole genome shotgun sequence genomic segment:
- the LOC138035947 gene encoding uncharacterized protein — translation MTDNILQKYLSPSAGYDNENDDIDIPKTPEGIPQNDDLDLLYNRKYEMEDSADEKSPPTSQSPPASQMEPRHKSYFQKKQEHSLSKTSAENQRTSRKRKYMDLASLETNIRKSKDSIRKLEEHLNKKTCPKSFQYSARANILSDDTFLKEIIQIKEQAEQGFVNALTRYHKRRLESQENKFKKAKLFKNSSKTANTHVNRSTREQSHSANTENIVNYDVNKVEKLQQDFNELKQRLYTHVLQTSSNNKDIEKYKSLFPENQTTVKGPIKSTGINTNIRCKQRRAHFTQKRIATQRKSNERFIKNLSNLQLTDNQVNVISKGLKFVPTAVTDRKKIRRQLLQDFEEFARRMRLQYIFQAKNTEPHPFHVKSDWVPPVQKSVALESYLESVKIQLAEIKPSNPKKNLSHNEYKALTELVNNTEIILKKADKGTTTVIMNKCDKIQEAQTHLNNREHYKPLKNAMAEETLQRVNELVTRLHQNNYIDDMTKKCFLKHAIPLESQYSICSLKSTNKIRSVDQLFRANLAICHNIPPIGG, via the coding sequence ATGACAGACAACATCCTACAGAAGTACCTCTCGCCATCGGCAGGATACGACAATGAAAACGATGACATCGATATACCCAAAACACCAGAGGGAATACCTCAAAACGATGACCTCGATTTGCTATACAACAGGAAATATGAAATGGAGGATTCTGCAGATGAAAAGAGTCCCCCAACATCACAAAGTCCCCCAGCATCACAAATGGAACCAAGGCACAAAAGCTACTTCCAGAAGAAACAAGAGCACAGCCTGTCTAAAACGTCAGCTGAAAACCAAAGAACAAGCAGGAAACGAAAATATATGGACTTAGCCTCTTTAGAGACTAATATAAGAAAATCTAAGGATTCCATTAGGAAACTTGAAGAACACTTAAATAAGAAAACCTGTCCAAAATCCTTCCAATACTCGGCAAGGGCTAACATCCTGTCGGATGACACTTTTCTCAAGGAAATAATACAGATCAAGGAACAAGCAGAACAAGGCTTTGTCAACGCACTCACGCGCTACCACAAAAGGCGCTTAGAAAGccaagaaaacaaatttaaaaaagcaaagCTCTTCAAAAACAGTAGCAAAACTGCCAACACTCATGTAAATAGGTCGACGCGAGAACAGTCGCATTCGGCGAACACagaaaacattgtaaattacgATGTAAATAAGGTTGAAAAACTACAGCAAGATTTCAACGAGCTTAAACAAAGATTGTACACACACGTGTTGCAGACTTCTTCAAACAATAAAGATATTGAGAAGTACAAAAGTCTCTTTCCTGAAAATCAAACCACTGTGAAGGGGCCTATAAAAAGTACAGGGATCAACACAAACATTAGATGCAAACAGCGCCGAGCACACTTTACTCAAAAACGGATTGCCACGCAAAGAAAATCAAATGAGAGATTCATTAAAAATCTCTCCAACCTCCAACTAACTGACAACCAAGTCAACGTTATTTCCAAAGGGCTCAAATTTGTCCCGACAGCAGTGACAGATAGGAAAAAAATTAGACGCCAACTCTTGCAAGACTTTGAAGAATTCGCGAGACGAATGCGTCTACAATACATATTCCAAGCAAAAAATACAGAACCGCACCCATTTCACGTCAAATCAGACTGGGTACCACCAGTTCAAAAGTCAGTTGCCCTTGAAAGCTACTTGGAAAGTGTCAAAATCCAACTTGCAGAGATCAAACCATCAAACcctaaaaaaaatctgtcacacAACGAATACAAAGCCCTTACAGAGCTTGTTAACAACACTGAGATCATTCTCAAAAAGGCAGATAAAGGAACAACAACTGTCATAATGAACAAGTGCGATAAAATACAAGAAGCTCAAACTCATCTCAACAATAGAGAACATTATAAACCTCTCAAAAACGCCATGGCGGAAGAAAcattacaaagagttaatgagCTTGTCACACGTCTTCACCAAAACAACTATATTgatgacatgactaaaaaatgttttctcaaaCACGCAATCCCCCTAGAATCCCAATATTCTATATGCTCACTAAAATCCACAAACAAAATCCGGTCAGTAGACCAATTATTTCGGGCAAATCTTGCCATTTGTCACAACATACCACCCATCGGTGGGTAA